The genomic stretch cccaaaaatatcTCGTGTGACATTACAGCCTTTATTTTGTCCTTCCTATCCACAGCGTGATCATGACCGGCGCGTACAACAGCTTTTTCCAGATGTTTGACAGGGAGACGGGGCGAGGTGTGACCCTTGAGGCCTGGCGGGAGAGCAGCAAGCCCCGGGCCGTATTACGTACCCGTCGCGTTTACACCGGTGGTAAACGCCGACGTGGTGATGTGGGCGTTGATAGCTTGGACTTCAGCAAGAAAATTCTACACATGGCTTGGCACCCATCCGAGAACATCATCGCCATAGCGGCTACCAACAACCTGTACATCTTCCAGGACCGTGTCAACCCGGAGGCACAGATGCAGTGACAGGAATAAGAATGAAGTGGACAATGGACAAATATCCATTTTGCATATACTGGAGGTGACTTGGAGGTGAGCTTCTAATGACACTAATAATAAGACATTTCTTTCTGTgtgtctcctacctgtgagggcCTATTTTTGGTCCCGTTCAGTTTTTGTAAAAGAGGTGCAGGGACATCTCTCTATAATGACCTCGCAATGTTGACTCCTCACTTTGACAAGATTGGACAAAGTGCATGGGGTATAAGGATTGATTCCACAAAAAGATGGTATGTATTCAGAGGTATCCAATAGCCACAGTTGTGAGAGTGGTGATCTTATACTTACGTCTTCACCACAATTATCtgaatttctatatttttgttgttgttagatAGCAGCAAAACCTCTCTCCTTTAGAGCAGCGCTCTTTGAGATTGCGTGCATTAAGCGACTCATTACCATATTCACTTTGCAATAATAGCACTTAAAAACACAGTGCAGCAGTAGTATCTGCTTTAAAACATGAGCTCTTCTGCAGGTAACAAATGTATACACTCTTTTTACTGTATgctgtaaatattgttttttttttaagtcactaCTACAACATTTGTTGTTTTGAGACTGTAAAAGAGATTGTCAAATACACAAGAAATGAGGTTTAAAGAATGAAGGCACTAATCCAGAATAAGATGGAAGAGTTTTGGTATGCTGGTTAtacaaaatatgcacaaatcTAATGTATTGTAGTGCTTTGCTGTGTTGGGCTTGTGTTGAGTTTTGAAATGCTGCTATTCCAAAGTATTATAAAAATCTAAAAGTAAAAGCAATTTTAAATAGTCAGATATAGAATAACAATGCCCAAATTAAGCCTGATAATGATAAACAGGCTCTAGTCCCACTGTACTTTCAATGAGTTTGATTACAATCATGAAATACAAGCACACAGTGCATATAAATAAGACCCCTGATGTTATGAGAACCGAGAATCAGTGTGTATGAAGGTCAAAATTCATCATCAACGTCATGGCTGAAAGATAAATAATGTATCTTGCTAAAGTGTCTTTTGCCCTTGAAGCAATTTCATGTAAATGTATCATTGAAGGCTGTTATTGATCATGACACGCTATACCTCACATGCTTGGCTGGGGTGCACCACTGAAAGCCACAATGTACAGTAAGGTGTAGTTTGTAAGGTGACGTGTATTGGACTGAACTGTGTGACCTGGTCATACGTTGATTGTTTACAGTGTCGTTTTAAGTGACCTTGGCCCTAAACGGGCTCTTGTAGgtggttttggaatgtgtgatGGTGTCAGTGCACAGTTGGACTGGATCATGTTGGTAATAATCTTATCTCATGGCACAAATTATGTAAtcattatgtttatgttgtaaGAAATCACCTGTTGAGCTTGTCTACATTCGCCTCACTCTTCACAGACATTTAAGCTATTCTGTCTGCAATAGTTCTTGGATGCACATCTTGGACAAATTGGTTTGACAAAGTAAAATCCACAATGACAGAGCCCCACTAGAAAGTTTACATAATAGGAAAACATTACATAAGTTTTGGCACTTGTGTTTGAGAGACAGTCAGTTCTTATCATATCACTATAGACCAAGAGAGGATTTGTGTTCAGgagtgcagcagcagcatgtTGCCACCACTCAATGCTACTCGAGTGTATATCTATAATACTGTATCTACAAAAAAGTgactttaatgtttaaaaaaaaacaaaaaatatgaatgaaggaatgtgCATTAATAAAATGATTCAATCTGACAAAATTGACTGGTATCCTTTGTTTGGGTTTTCAAGTTCTTCTTGAGgcaatgtatataatatatctaaTACTATTGACTATATCTACTATATCGTGGATGACATATGGTCAAAAGAGCAAATGAAGGTGGGAGTAAAAGACAGGAGGCAAGTATGAATGAAAGTCCACAGTAATATTTTTGGATGAAACAGACATTACACAAGTCCCCCAAATATGATTCATGATTCGGTGCATGTGGAGAGTTCAGGGTTGAGAAGCATATAACATCTAGGATTTCTTATTCAACATACATGCTGTATGGAACAATAACTTGTGCATTCataacaaagagaaaaaaacatggcttTTTAAAAGTCAGGCACTTTAATCTTCATTGCACACTATGATAAATTCCTCACAACTCATAACTGTCACAGTAAACATGTGCATGTTTGGATACACCTCAGTGGCGCTTCTTTTTGGGCATAATTTGATATCTGGGATGAGATGACTTTGAAAATATGCTAGTGTAAATAGTGATTGTACTAttgcaaaatatacacattttttattaatatggaATGGTCAATATTCAGTATTTGTTTGCTTTCTGTATGCTTTCTCTTGAAATGTAGGAATCAGTGCCATCAAGTTTCTCCTAGTATTTACCCAATGTATGAGCCACATTGACAATTAATTAACTTATAGAAGTGAAAACAATAAGATCTTCCTTCCTTGGCTAACACATCATGTGTCTCTGGTTCTCTTTATTATATGAAGAGCATGCTTCAAGACAAGCTCTATGTGTAAAGTGCCTTGAGATAACTTCTGTTGTGTATTGGCGCCATATCAATAAAACTGGTTTGACTTAATGTAACAACTAAACTCCAAACTGACACGATATGTCAACCATTTTTGTGACATATTACATTCAAACAATAAATAGTACTAACAGGCATCCATAGGCAAAGTGATCATGAACTTAAATTCAAAGGTAAATACTGAAaatatgtaaacacacacacatgcagaaatatgaaggaaaaatgtgataatcaataaaaatattcattgttATTGCATCTCCAGCAAAGCTGTTTGAAgtcaaataaaattacattgatTCTATATTTGActtacttaaattaaattagcctGCATTCTGTATTCACTGAACacaatgtttgttgtttttaagcatAAAGCAATAATTCCTAAATTTTTTAAGAAAATCGGTTaaaatttgtttggatttgacaTTTGAGTAGAGATTCCTCAGCCAGTAGGGGTCAAGTGCCCTTTGAAATTGACAACATGCTTGacatcaaaaacaaaataaaccttCCTTGAAACTTCAAACTGCAATCCCCCCTGTAATATTTACTGGGAGGGGCAGAAATAAACATGcactgcttcttcctactcattttcaattatttcatttcaatgaaAATGATTGGATAGGCCATAGCTGTCCTACCACTTTTAAGACATACGTAAACAAATTGTAGTGTAAGTATATACACAAGGAAGAGGCACAATTAAATAGTAAACAATGACTGTGTCATTTTGGTAACAGCCGTTTTGGTTCAGTCTTTGCTTCCAGTGTCCCTCTTGGCTCCGTTCTTAGCCCGTGATCTTCGCTGACAtaaagggagagaaaaaaaagtcaaatgcaaACTGCAGGGCTCGCATGGTGGTACGTCTCCAGTCTTTCTCTATCTTCACCTGCCTGCCCCCAGTCAACAGTGGAGAAACACAGTCCAGACAATTGACAGCCTTCAACTCGAAAGCCGGTGCCCTTGCTCCTAAACGACCCTCCAGCTTGGTACAGAACTCCACCATATTTCCCGGTTTCAGGTTGAAGAGGACCTGACGGAATTCATGGCTGGCCATAAGCACAATATCCCTTCCTGGGTCATCCGCCTCAGCGCTTTCATCCCTGGTCATCCCTAAGGTAACTTGGAATCTGTAACTGTCGAAGCGTTTGACATGGCAGGTGTGTTTGGCCAGTGCCTTGATCTGACATAACTCCTCCTCTTCTTGCATTCGTAGCAGCACGGGTAACGAAACTGAATGTGGCGTGGAGCTGGAAGCTGTTAGGTTTGTGACTGTCATGTTCTTTGCCTCACATTTAGGGTACGTCTCACCATAGAGGCATCGCAGCCAGTCTCCAAGAAACACTGGTAACATGTTGATGACCGACTGCGCCCCATTTTCTGTCTCAGCCACACGGACGTGCTTAAAACGTCCAGTCCAGGTGACCCTGTGTCCTTGCAGGTGACTGCAGAAGATCTGTGTCTTGGCCATACCTTTGGATTCCCATGCAGGTGGTCCGCAAGCTTGGCTATATTGGTTCCACGTCAGGGTGGAGTTGTAGACTTTCTGACCTTCAGCGTGATACACATAGATGGAGAAGAATAGGATCACCATGGAGATGCAAAGTAAGATGAGTTTGACTGGGCCACGGTGCGTAAGAGAGCGGAAAACATCTAGAATAGACGTGCTGAAGCGTGTCCAGAGCCGCAGCGTGACTGGGATGGCACATACAACTAAGGTGACAATCATCTTGGTGAGCTCCAGCTCCAGGAACCACTTGAAGAGCTGTATGAGGAGCATGATGGCAAGGCCGAATGCCAGGACAGGCAgtgcaaacaggaagaggaagtaggCCACACAGGTGCGTATAATACCAACAGCAGTGGAATTCCGAAGAAGCACCACTGAGAACTCACACCACATGAAGCACACCAAGTATGGTACCAGGATGCAATATGTCCCCCGGAAGCCTCGCTTTCTGGCCATGCTAAACGCAAGGAGAAAACAGTTAATAGTAAACATGTCATTCCATACATTTCCTCAGTATTAAGAAAGAAGCGTACAATTTGAAGGCCCTATAAGTCTCACCTGAAGAATAGGTAAAAAAGGTAAACATACAGCAGACAGGGAATACTAAGCTGTAGCACTACTGACTTCCCGAGAGGCAGTGTTGCAAACGTGTGTCCCAGGAAGCCAAGCCTGGTCATGTTCTCTGGCAGGAATTGTGTCAGGCCACAAAGAGATGACGCAACCTGTAGTGaaaaataatgctttttttgtcatttttttcattaattcaagGTCTTCTATTaggcaaaataattttttaatgatACTCTAACAGTATTATGTGTACCTAGAGCCCATTTATGAGcacaaaaagtgggaaaaatCAATCATGTCTCtccttgtttgctccactttagAGAGAAGATGCACTGACATGGTTACTGCTGAAGGaaatcatgaaggaaaaacctAACAGTGCATTTAAACTGCAGCTAGCATTTAAACTTACTCTATCCTGCCATCTTCTTTCTCAAGCAGGCAAGCCACACCCCACATAAAGCACAGAGAGAGGAAAATGTGACATGAGCTTCTCTgagactgtgtgtatgtgtgcatgcacaCTAAAGGCGTGTCCTTGTGCAAAAGCCATATGACAAATTTCATTACTGTAATTGTAAAGTatatagacatttttatacaaTCTGTTTTCAATTAGTGACAGGGATTTCACATTCAATTACATGTTTCTCTCACCTCTATGACCATTGCTCGGCGTGCGTATGTGGCAGCCATGGGACTAAGGCTCTGGTAACTGACTGCTGTAAAGAAGATGGCCACCGTGGATAGTTCTGAACAGGGGATCCAGCCCTTGTCAGCTACAGGGAAGGAGAAAATGACGAAGAAGACCGAGAAGATGAAATACAGATAAGGCTCCAGGTTATTCCAGCCAAAGTTGGTTTCTGCCTGCTCCACATCCAGGCCAGGTTCGAGACGAGTCAGGAGAGATGTCAGAGCTCGAAAGTTATGCCATGTCTGAAAATCGGAATAAAATTAACAACACAAATTATATTTCTGAGAAAACTATTATCTCTAATAGTATTCCAGACTGTGTGAGTTTCTTTGGTTTGGTTTGTGTGCAACTTTGTGCCTATAGATTTGGATATGTCACTTTGTGCACTGATCACCTTTAAACCACCTGATCACCATCTTTAAAAAGCTTAACCTACCAATTCCAATTTTGgcaaatactgtttttaaactGACAGCACAACTGTATATAGTGTTTAGACtctctcatattacattttgttCCCTTAGATTCAGAGCTAATTCTGAGAAAATAAACCTTGACCTATTTTCAGCTCTTAAATTCCTCGGTTATAGGCACTCACTAAACCTAGAGTCATTTTATCACAATTCCCAGACAAAGATAACTCACCTTGCTACTCTGAAAAACACGCAGAGTACAAATAATCATCGAGACGAAGGAGAGATAGAAGACCAGTAGAGGGATGACGAAGGAAAACAAGTCAATGGTAAGGTTgctgatgatgaagaagaagatgagcgTATTGACATGTTGCGTAGGGATGATGGTGCTCAGCCACTGGACGCCGGCCCGTGATGCCCAGTCGACCAGGTGCTCCTTTACCTCCACCATGGTATCCAGTGGATAGTGCAGCATCTCAGGAGAGCAGAGACAGACATAAAGAAAGGATGCCAACCACCGCATAATGTTGCAAAATGAATGAGATACCATTAGACGTGATTTCATGTCCATTGCTTTCTTAATGGCTCCAGTTTGCTTTGTGTCAAGCATCATCCCACCTCGGCCAAAACCCCAAGACCCTATGTGGGGTTTCTTCTCTTCTGAGGGGACCAGCTCAGTCTTGCACTtcaacacacaaataaaattaaacactcAATGTCAACACACAACACTTGACTGGCAGTTAAATCATGTTGCACTGTATTTTTTGTACCTCACTGTAATGATCAAGAGTAGGGTTTTCTGCTTTGGCTGTTCCcttgctttgttttttggatgaCGAAGGAACGATACCTTGAGCCAAGTTTTTTGTCATCTCAACAAATTCATCAAGGTCCACCAATTGATTGGCTGAAAAGATAAATTGAGTTTACAATAACGAATTGCATCCTGTGTTCTTGCTCTCTCTTTGTCACTTCATACTTACCGTCATCGCTGACCAAGTTTTGCAGTACTTTCTGAGTCTCGTTTGAGGTTGGACCCTGAGTGCGAGTAGTAGAGCTCCCTAGTGGGTAAACCAAAGAACTGATTTGCAAGCATTGCATAGTATAtacggtggaaaaagtttggaccctCTGACTTAAATGGTCTAGAGATCTGATTATTCCAAATAGTGTACAGCACTGTATCATGGGAGTGTATACTACCCTGCAGGTCGTTGACCTGTCCCACATTTTCCAGCATCTCAGCCATGGCTACTTTTGTCTTCTTGTCTGGATTCAGCTTCCAGTACATCATCATGGCTGCTTTACGCACCGCCCTCTCAAACTTGGTCTCTGATGACAACTTCCGAACATCTTCCTCGTTCTCCGCAGTGATTCCTGAGAGTGGAAACCAGAGAGCAAACAGCTTAGGAGTAAAATCCCCAACTGTCCAATACCCAATCCACATATGTAAAGGCACAGTAACCTATTTTGTGGATCCAACAGCGCTGCAAGGCTCTTGCTGCACCCTTTCTTccctgttttgctgcttttatCAACCAATGAACAGCGAGATGATTATTTAAATCTGTGTCCTTCTCTTCAGCGAGAATCAAGTAGTGCTGACCCAGCTGATGGACAGAAGAGACGTAAAGGAGATTAATTCACTGTGTGTGGCTTTAACCTAAATAACATGACTAATACTCAAATACAAGACGAACACTGATGGTTAATGTTTTTGGTGCTTTATTGGTcaccattatcttaaaattagcaCCATAGCTCTTCTGCTATTTTTCACTGACTTGCCCAACCTCTGATACACTTTTAGTAtgttgtgtgtgagtgaccAGAATTAAAGCTCTCACTTGTGGAAAAGTTGGTTGACACTACCTGCATGCATGACCCCGAATATTAACACGGCCTGTCTTTTTCCAGactatttttctaaaaaaaaatacaattttatatgCGGGTCAATCGGGTAATGtgagattatatatatattattatatatatattatatatatatattatatattatatatatatatatatatatatatatatatatatttatatatatttatttatttatacaagcTACAACAGGTGAAAGAACAGTTTTTTTCCAGGAAGTAGGTCCCATTACATTGAAGGAAAGTAAGTCAAAGTCATAACCCTCATGGAATCATATATAGATCATATGTagaggttcccaaagtggggtatgtGTTATAGGGTGTACATGAATACAAATTAGTGTCTAACCCTCACAATTACGAGTGCGCCGGAAAGGTCTGAAAGGTTTAGTGAGGGCTGCTATAGATGTCCCCCAGAAGCAATGATTTCCTTTTCCTGCAGTCACACGCCCTTCTGTCTTCTCCCACTGTATGCCTCTGCGGACGCAGAAGAGGCCACAGAAGGGTATCGGGTCACTGTTTGCTAATATTAACTGACAATTTATAACTATCTCCTCACTCTgaatgtttttgggaggaaagcATGTGGTTGACCTTACT from Doryrhamphus excisus isolate RoL2022-K1 chromosome 1, RoL_Dexc_1.0, whole genome shotgun sequence encodes the following:
- the wfs1a gene encoding wolframin isoform X2, whose protein sequence is MMMYWKLNPDKKTKVAMAEMLENVGQVNDLQGSSTTRTQGPTSNETQKVLQNLVSDDANQLVDLDEFVEMTKNLAQGIVPSSSKKQSKGTAKAENPTLDHYSECKTELVPSEEKKPHIGSWGFGRGGMMLDTKQTGAIKKAMDMKSRLMMLHYPLDTMVEVKEHLVDWASRAGVQWLSTIIPTQHVNTLIFFFIISNLTIDLFSFVIPLLVFYLSFVSMIICTLRVFQSSKTWHNFRALTSLLTRLEPGLDVEQAETNFGWNNLEPYLYFIFSVFFVIFSFPVADKGWIPCSELSTVAIFFTAVSYQSLSPMAATYARRAMVIEVASSLCGLTQFLPENMTRLGFLGHTFATLPLGKSVVLQLSIPCLLYVYLFYLFFSMARKRGFRGTYCILVPYLVCFMWCEFSVVLLRNSTAVGIIRTCVAYFLFLFALPVLAFGLAIMLLIQLFKWFLELELTKMIVTLVVCAIPVTLRLWTRFSTSILDVFRSLTHRGPVKLILLCISMVILFFSIYVYHAEGQKVYNSTLTWNQYSQACGPPAWESKGMAKTQIFCSHLQGHRVTWTGRFKHVRVAETENGAQSVINMLPVFLGDWLRCLYGETYPKCEAKNMTVTNLTASSSTPHSVSLPVLLRMQEEEELCQIKALAKHTCHVKRFDSYRFQVTLGMTRDESAEADDPGRDIVLMASHEFRQVLFNLKPGNMVEFCTKLEGRLGARAPAFELKAVNCLDCVSPLLTGGRQVKIEKDWRRTTMRALQFAFDFFFSPFMSAKITG
- the wfs1a gene encoding wolframin isoform X1, translated to MSTLMESTLSADPNPKTAPSTSSSPDLASSSDSNNTPASSTALPRRRTFASIAQRVIIQERLRKAEEGDDSDEEEDEEPEEDVSKEQIEEKAKAGDARAQTRLGQHYLILAEEKDTDLNNHLAVHWLIKAAKQGRKGAARALQRCWIHKIGITAENEEDVRKLSSETKFERAVRKAAMMMYWKLNPDKKTKVAMAEMLENVGQVNDLQGSSTTRTQGPTSNETQKVLQNLVSDDANQLVDLDEFVEMTKNLAQGIVPSSSKKQSKGTAKAENPTLDHYSECKTELVPSEEKKPHIGSWGFGRGGMMLDTKQTGAIKKAMDMKSRLMMLHYPLDTMVEVKEHLVDWASRAGVQWLSTIIPTQHVNTLIFFFIISNLTIDLFSFVIPLLVFYLSFVSMIICTLRVFQSSKTWHNFRALTSLLTRLEPGLDVEQAETNFGWNNLEPYLYFIFSVFFVIFSFPVADKGWIPCSELSTVAIFFTAVSYQSLSPMAATYARRAMVIEVASSLCGLTQFLPENMTRLGFLGHTFATLPLGKSVVLQLSIPCLLYVYLFYLFFSMARKRGFRGTYCILVPYLVCFMWCEFSVVLLRNSTAVGIIRTCVAYFLFLFALPVLAFGLAIMLLIQLFKWFLELELTKMIVTLVVCAIPVTLRLWTRFSTSILDVFRSLTHRGPVKLILLCISMVILFFSIYVYHAEGQKVYNSTLTWNQYSQACGPPAWESKGMAKTQIFCSHLQGHRVTWTGRFKHVRVAETENGAQSVINMLPVFLGDWLRCLYGETYPKCEAKNMTVTNLTASSSTPHSVSLPVLLRMQEEEELCQIKALAKHTCHVKRFDSYRFQVTLGMTRDESAEADDPGRDIVLMASHEFRQVLFNLKPGNMVEFCTKLEGRLGARAPAFELKAVNCLDCVSPLLTGGRQVKIEKDWRRTTMRALQFAFDFFFSPFMSAKITG